CTTTAACAGCTGTTGGTATTGGGAGTCAATTTTTATTTTTATTAACTATTATACAATTTGGACTCTTTTCAGGATTTGGCATATTTATAGCTCAGTATTATGGATCAAAGGCATATGATAATATATCAAAAGTATTTATCATGATGCTTTCATCTGGATTATTGATTGCGATTATATTTTTAGGCCTTACGCAATTGTTTCCTGCTCAAATTATTAGATTATTTAACTTAAATGAATCCCCGAATCAAAATGTTATAACCTTAGGGGCACAGTATTTAAGTTTTATTGGATTTAGTTTTATTACATCTACGATTGCGTTTGCGATTAGTATGCTTGCAAGAAATGTTCAAAAAGTATTAATGCCGTCTATTTTTCAAGCTATTGGTGTATTGATTAATACAGGATTGAATTATGTTCTAATTGGTGGTCGATTTGGATTTCCTGAATTAGGTGTTAGAGGAGCTGCAATTGCAACTTTAATATCTTCATCAGTTGTAGCAATGCTTATGATTTCTTATTTATTCTTAAGTAAAGAAAGTGCATTGAAAATTCATTTTTCTTCAATTAAGCGTATTACATTTGGTTTTGCTCGTAAATTATTTAAAACAGCCCTACCAGTTTTACTCAACGAAAGTTTTTGGGGACTTGGCATGACAGTATATCTAGTAGCTTATGGTCTTATAGGAGATAAAGCAGTAGGCAGTATATATTTATCGAATCAAATTAATTCACTGTTTTGGGTCGCTACAATTTCAGTAGCTAATGCATCTGCAGTGATGCTTGGTAACAAGCTTGGAGAAAACGAGTTAGAAGTAGCAAGAGAATGGGAAAAAAGATTTAGGAAATTAGGGATCGTTTTTGGATTTGGTTTAGGTATTATATTATTCACATTATCTCCGCTTATCGTTCCACTCTTTGGAGAACTAAGTGTTGAAGTTAAAGATATGGTTATTATAATCTTAAGAATTTATGCTATATACGCACCTATTAAGTTTTTAAATGCAATCATTATTGTAGGTAGTTTAAGATCAGGTGGCGATACAAAATATGCATTATTCTCAGAAGTCTTTGCTTTATGGGGTGTTGGTGTACCTTTGGCTTTCATTCTATCGTATTTTTCTAGCTTACCATTATACATAATTATTGTATTTGTTAACTTTGAAGAAATTATTAAATTGTTCTTAGTCTATAGAAGAAGTGCATCCGGAAAATGGATTAATAATTTAACGATTGAACCAGCATTAAAATAAAAAATAATATATAAAAAAAGGTCATATCAAATCGATATGACCTTTTTTGTTTTATTAAATTAAAAGTTCTTTATATATGTCTTTCAACATACTATCTTTTATAAGATATGTTTTATTGATAATGTGTTTGTATTCTTTCATATAAAAAGATTTGATTTCTTCATCAGAGATACCAGGTAGATTAACTAATACATTTAGTAATGCACCTTCAATACCAGAAGCTAGCGCAAGTGTTGCTACACCTAAATCGGATATCGTTTGTTTATTTCCATAGGTTAGAATAAACGGAAGAAGTTCTAATGCTTTTAAAGAAATTATAGAAACTCTATAAGGAACTTCAATAGCTTTTAAAGTTGCTTCTTCGATAGCTTTGTTTCTTTTTTCAGGAGTTTCTTTTGATATCTTGTAGGCAGACATGATATCATTAAAAGCTTCTGTATCTTTGTCTATTAATAGAACAAGTTCATCTTTAATAATATTTAGATGAGATAAATGATTTTCAAAATCTGCTTTTATTTCTTTGTCTAGTTTTTCATATTTCTTTTTAGGTATAGTTAGATGACCAACCATTCTTGCTAAAGAAACACCGAGACTAGAAATCAAAGCTGAGACACTACCTCCACCTGGAGCAGGTGAATTTGAATCTACTTGATTGATAAAATCAATAGTTTTTAAATCAATAAGTTTCATTTTCTTCCCCTTTGAATTGTTTTATTTTTTACGACGACCTTACCTTTTTTAATAACATCTGTAACATGATTAATACCGAAATGATAAAACATATATGCAAGATTTGGGATATCTAATAAAATAATATCTGCATCTTTTCCGATTTCTAATGTACCTGTATTTTCAGATAAACCTAGATGATAAGCAGCATTTACTGTGACTGCATTTAGTATTTCTTCAGGTGACATCTTTAAATGATTAGCTGAAAGTTGACATATTAATTGGAAGTTTTCAGTTGGACAACTACCAGGATTATAATCTGAAGATATGGATAATGCACATCCTTGATCAATCATAGCTCGTGCATTTGCAAATGGTTTATTTAGATAAAAAGAAGTACCTGGCAATATGTTTGCGATTGTATTTGATTGAGCAAGTACTTTAATATCTTTAGGACTAATAGCCATTAAATGATCAACACTAGTAGCTCCTAATTCTACACCTAAACCTGCTCCTCCAAGAGGATCAATTTCATCCGCATGAAGTTTAATTTTGAAACCTAAATCTAAAGCAGACTTTAAAATATCTTTAGATTCTTCAATATCAAAAACTCCAGTTTCACAAAAGACATCAACATAATTTGTCAAATTTGAAGATTTGATATAGACTAAATCTTCCTTCATTTTTTCAATGTAAGATTTTTTATTATGCTCATATTCTCTAGGTACAGCATGTGCACCCATGTATGTAGATATGATATCTATTGGATGTTTTCGATTTAATTCATACATAACTTTTAGTTGTTTCAACTCAGTTTCAAGACAAAGACCATATCCACTTTTACCTTCAATTGTTGTTACACCAAAAGTTAGCATAGTATCTAAAGATTTGTAAGCTTGATCAAAAAGTTGTTCAAAAGTTGCATGTCTAGTTTTATCAACCGTACCTAAAATACCACCGCCATTTTTTAAAATCTCAAGATATGGAACTCCTTTTTTCAATTTTTCAAACTCATCTTCTCTAGAACCAGCGTGAACGAGATGAGTATGTGAATCTATGAATCCTGGGAGGCAAATTTTGTGATTTGCATCAATAAGTTTAGTCGAAAAATTGATGTAGTTTTTAAAATCGCCTGAATTTACATCTAAAATTTTTCCGTCTTTGACTGCGACAAAGGCATTTGAAATCATATTTATTCGACCCATAGAATATCCTTTTACAGGCGCTTTTTCCGTCGAAGTATAAAGTTTTCTAATATTGTAAATGATTAGATCCGCTATCATAATATACCCTCTATATGATACTCAATAATTTTATTTTTATCAAAGTCTCGTAATTTTAAATATTTTTTTGCATCTATAATAATGTCATCAAAACTTAATTTTTTTGGAATATTTAAGGAATTTAGGCTTAAATAGTACTTCAAAGAGCTAAAAATCGCATTATAAGGACATAAACCAATAATTTCAGATGAACTAATTTTTACTTTATATCTTAAAGCTTCCATTTGTATCATTTCGTAAATTCTATAAATTGGGTTCTTTTTGAAGTCTAAAATGTTCATTGTAACTTGGACATGTCCTCTATCTTTTAAAAATGCTGGACCTGCTTGAACATATTGAAAACCTCCACTTGATTGTCGTATAGTTCTTGCAAGTTTTTTTGCAATCTCCATATCATCAGTGTCTAAATCTATGTTATATGCAATCAAAGGAGTTCTTACTCCGATGGCTGTTACACCAAAAGTTTTATGAACATCAGGTTTTCCAAAATCAGGTTTCCATTCTTCATCTTTTAGTTTTTCTTTCATACCTTCAAACTCACCTTTTCGAATTGTAGGAAGACTGATTCTGTTTTCTTGAGTTGCAGCTTTAGCATATAAGAATATTGGGATTCCAAATTTATCAGATATGTGTTGACTTAAACTTTTTGCAACTTCCACACATTCATCAAGTGTTATATTTTCTATAGGAATAAATGGAACCACATCGACAGCACCCATTCTTGGATGCTCTCCTTTTTGATGATTCATATCAATATGAATGAGTGCTTGTTCGAAAAATTCTATAAGAGGTTTAATCATATCATTTGGGTCTCCGATTAACGTAACCACTGTTCGATTATAATCCTCATCTGATTCATAAGATATTAATTTAAATCCAGATCTATTTTTTAAAGGTTCAACAATTTTTTCAATGATATCTTTTTTTATACCTTCAGAAAAATTAGGAACGCACTGAACTATTTTTTTCATGTTGTAATTCCTTTCTTTTTCAAAATATCATTTAAGAGTTTTTCATTAATTATAAAAGGTTCTGTAATATGATGGTCTTCACCCAAGGCGTTAAATTTTTCTACAGTTTCAATAGCATTTTTATTTCTTGCCCAAGAACGTCTAGCAACTCCGGCCATGACATCATAAATTAAAGCGCGTTTCAAAATATCATCAACTCTCTTAGAACCATCTAAGACCATACCATATCCACCATTGATTGCTTTTCCAATTCCAACTCCACCACCATTGTGCAAGGATACTAAACTCATACCTCTTAATGCATTTCCAAGTGCAACATGAGTCGCCATGTCTGCCATGATATTTGAACCATCTTTTATATTTGCAGTTTCTCTAAAAGGACTATCTGTTCCACCGGTATCATGGTGATCTCTACCTAACATGATCGGGCCAGTTTTCTTTTCTCTAACTAGATCATTAAATGCTAATGCAATTTTTAATCTTCCATATGCATCTTGATATAAAATTCTAGCTTTAGTTCCAACAACTAAATGATTAGATTTAGCATTTACGATCCAATCATAATTATCTTTATCTTGGAACCTTTGAGTAGGATCTATTAGACTAGCTGCGATTTTATCAGTTAAATCAAGGTCTTCATCTTTGCCAGATAAACATACCCATCTAAAAGGACCATATCCATAATCAAAAAGAAGTGGACCCATTAAGTCTTCAACATAGGAAGGATATATAAATCCATCTAAATCATCTTTATGGTTTTTACAAATAGCTGTTAATCCAGAATCATACAAAGCTTTTAAAAAACTATTTCCGTAATCAAAAAAATAAGTGCCTTTTTCTGTTAATTTCTTAATTGCAAGATAATGTCTATGCAGAGTTTCATTTACTTTTTTAATGAATAAATCTTTATTTGTATTTAACAAACTAGTTCTCTGTTCAAAAGATATATCCATTGGACAATATCCACCATCATAGACTGCGTGACAACTTGTTTGATCACTAAGTAGATCTATATGGATATTTTCTTTATTCGCATACTCTAATAATTCTACAATATTACCTTGATATGCAATGGCTACAGCTTCTTTGTTTTTCTGATAAGTTGACGCAAGCTGAAAAGCTTCTTTAGGAGTATATGCAATTTTAGAAACCCAGTGTTGTTCAAATCTTGTTTTAATCCTTGAAGGATCAACTTCTGCAATGATACCAACCCCACCTGCAATTTCTATAGCCTTTCCTTGAGCGCCACTCATACCACCTAAACCAGAGGATACAAATAATTTTCCAGAAAGGTTTTGTTCGTTAGGAATATTTAATTTTAATCTACCAGCATTAAGTAGTGTTTGATAAGTTCCATGGACAATACCTTGTGGTCCAATATACATGAATCCACCAGCAGTCATTTGACCGTAATTTGCTACACCTAATGCTTGTGCTCTATTAAATTGTGCTATATTATCATAAGCTCCAACCATAAGTCCATTTGTTAAAACAACTCTTGGTGCATCTTTAGCAGATAAAAATAATCCTAAAGGGTGCCCAGATAAAATGGATAATGTTTGATGATCAGTCATAATTTCTAGATATTTTTTAATTAAAAGATATTGCATCCAGTTTTGACACACTTGCCCGGTCTCTCCATAAGTAACCAATTCATACGGGTAAAGCGCAACATCAAAATCAAGGTTGTTATCAATCATGACTTGAAAAGCTTTGCCTTCTATAGTGTTACCGACATAAGTATCAATGGCTCTACCTTTGATATGACCTTTTGGTCTAAATCGATATCCATAAATTCTACCTCTTGTCAGAAGTTCATCTAGAAATTCAGGAGCACATATATCATGCCATTTATTAGGTATATATCTTAATGCATTTTTTAATGCGAGTTTAATTTCACCTTCATTTAATGTCATTTCACGTTTTGGTGCTCTTCTTATGTCTTTATTAAATTTTGGATAGTCAGGAAGTTTATCAAATATATCTGCTAAACTAATACTATTGTTCATAGGTATCATCTCCTTCAAAGATAGTATCAAATACTGTTTCATCCTTTATAAGCGATTCTATTTTGTGAATATGAGGATACATGATTTCATCAGATTCTATAAAAGGTATATGTTTAGAGAATAAGTCAAAAGCTATTTTAGTTTTTACCCCTAATTTGTCACTACCTCTAAAATGTAGAGCTTGAGTTGCCGCAAATATTTCTAAAGCGATAACTTTACTTGTATTTTCTAATATAGTTCTAGCCTTTCTAGTTGAGATTGAACCCATTGATACATGATCTTCTTGATTTGCAGAAGAAGGAATTGAATCAACTGATGCAGGATGAGCAAGAACTTTATTTTCACTTACCAATGAAGCCGCTGTATATTGTGTAATCATAAATCCAGAATTCACACCTGAACAAGCTGTTAAAAACGGTGGTAGTCCGTTATTTAATTTAGGATTCACAAGTCTTTCAATACGTCTTTCGCTAATGTTGGCTAGTTCAGCAATCGCTATACCTAAATAATCAAAACCTAAAGCTAAGGGTTGACCATGAAAGTTTCCTGCACTTAGCACCTGTTGCTCTTCTAAGAATAAAATAGGGTTATCCGTAACTGCATTCATTTCATTATTTATAATGTCTGAAACATGCCAAAAAGCAGCTAATGATGCACCGTGGACTTGAGGCGCACATCTAATAGAATATGCATCTTGAACTCTTTTTTCACATTGATGAGAAACATTTAAACTACCTGATAAGCCCAAAGAAACATCTTTAGCAATTCTTATTTGCCCTAAATGATGTCTAACTTGATGAACCTTTGGATCAAAGGCATCCATAATACCTTCTAAGGCTTCCATTGTTAAAGATAGGGATAAATTAGCGTATTTAATTAATCTAAATGCATCATAGAGCACAAGTGCTCCTATAGCAGACATCCCTTGAGTACCATTTATTAAGCTTAACCCTTCTTTAGGAGCTAAATGATCTAGTGGTTTTATATCTGCAAGTTTTAAAGCTTTTGATGCAGGCATTCTTTTGCCTTTATAAAAAACTTCACCAAGTCCTAAAAGAGGCAGACTCATATGAGAAAGTAATGCTAAATCACCGCTTGCACCAAGGCTTCCTTTTTCAAAAACTACAGGTATGATGTTTTTATTTAAAAAAGTAATCATTAAATTTATTGTTTCTAAACGAGTTCCACTAAATCCTTGAATAAGTGCATTAATTCGTAAAACCAACATTGCTCTTACGCTTTCCTCATTTAAAGGATCCCCAACACCACAAGCATGACTCTTTAATAAATTTAATTGAATCAAAGATAATTTATCTTTATCGATTTGAACATTAGCTAAATCTCCAAAGCCAGTGTTAATACCATAAACTGGTTTATCTGAATTGGCAAGTTCTAAAACAAAAGAACTAGCTTTGTTAACTAATTCAATACTCTTTTTAGATAGTTTAACGGGTTCATGATGTCTTGCTGCTGAGACCAACTGCTTTAAGGTCAGCGTGTGACCATCTAATATAATCATATATTCTGTTCATAAATCAAAGATTTATGTCCTTTCTTAGAAATGTAAGCGCTTCTATATATTTATTGTATCATATTTTATAAAAAACATATAGGGATTAATCAGAGTATTTTATCCACAAAAAATTATGTTTTTCATGTATAATTATATTAGGTGATACTATGCGAAAAATAGAAGCTCAAAATATAACAAATTTGGTAAAAGAACTGGCATTAGATGCTAATTGTAATCTAGGAACATCTTTTATGGATTTGTTACGAGAAAAAATTAAATTAGAAAAATCTAATATAGGTAAAAATGTATTAGAACAGATTGTTGAAAATGACGAGATAGCAAAAAATGAAGGTGCACCCATGTGTCAAGATACAGGTCTTGTTGTTTGTTTTGCAGAAGTTGGATATGATGTTCATATTATAGGTGATCTGTATGAAGCCATCAATCAAGGTGTTAGAGAAGCATATGATGAAGGCTTTTTTAGAAAATCTGTTGTAGATAATCCTTTTACCAGAAAGAATACAGGTGATAACACACCCGCTATTACGCATGTTAAATTAGTGCCTGGTGATCAAATAAAAATCACTCTTGCTCCAAAAGGTGGAGGTAGTGAAAATATGAGTTTGGTTAAGATGTTAACTCCAGCGGAAGGTATTGAAGGTATAAAAAAATTAGTATTACACACTATTTTTTATGCTGGAGGAAAACCTTGTCCACCATTAATCGTAGGCATTGGAGTTGGTGGGAACTTAGAAAAATCTGCTTTACTTGCAAAAGAAGCTATTTTAAGAGAAGTGGATGATATTAATCCTGATCTATATTTAAGAAAATTAGAAGAAGAAATACTTGATGATATTAATAAATTGGGAGTTGGCCCTATGGGATTTGGTGGTTCTACAACCGCATTAGCGGTAAAGATTAACACATATCCTTGTCACATCGCTTCTTTACCTGTAGCAATCAATTTACAATGTCATGCTTCAAGACATAAGACGGGGGTTATATGATGCACATAACAACGCCGATAACATTTAAAGATATAAAAAAAATGCACGCAGGTGATATGGTATACATATCAGGAATTATTTATACGGGTAGAGATCAAGCACATAAAAAAATGGTAGAAGCTATTGAGCAAAATAAGAAGCTACCATTTGATTTTGAAGGTCAAGTAATTTATTATGTTGGACCTACACCGGCAAAAGAAGGTAGACCAATTGGTTCATGCGGACCAACATCTAGTTATAGAATGGATCCATATAGTCTTACACTCATGAAAAAAGGGCTAAAGGTGATGATAGGCAAAGGCGATCGAAGTGATGAGTTCATCAAAGATATGATTGACCAAAAGGCTATATATCTGCAAGCAGTTGGTGGAGCTGGAGCGCTATTGTCAAAGAAAGTCATAACAAGTGAAGTCATAGCTTATGAAGAATTGGGACCAGAAGCTATTTATAAGTTAGAAGTTAAAGATTTTCCTGTAACAGTTACATATGATATATATGGTGGGAATCTTGTAAAAGATGAAGTTAATAAATATAGAACTATTGAAATATAAAAAATTAAGCAATGAAGGATAATAACTTCATTGCTTTTTATTTTAGAAATAATTTAATTTTATTTAAAAACTGGAAGACGATAAACAAATCTGCTGATCCACCAAAACTTATATGATTTTTGATGCAATATGCTGTAAAGTCTTTGATGTCTTTTTCATTATAGGGATCAACTTGTTTCGACATTGCTTTTATTTGTAAATAACGATCTAAGGTTTTACTACGTTTTAGAAGAATTGTATCTTGTGAATGCATGATGAAATATAACAATATATGATGAAAGTTTATAGGGTTTGAACTATCGAGTTTTTCAAAATAATTTAAAGCATTTTGAACTGTTGGAAGTCCATCATGAACCTCACCTCTAATACCTTTAATTTGATAATTTTTATAAGCATTAACACCTGCAGAATTGATATCATTTTTAAAGTCATTTAATACATCTTTTGAGAGATCTTTAATTCTAGAAAATATACTATCAAATGGCTTGTTATGCTTAACGATATAACCTAATGCTAGAAGTACAAAACCAAGTATGTAAATTAATCCTTTATAAGTATTAATACCATTGGAATTATTTAACATATCTCGTTCAGCATTTATACCTATGATTCTAGCTTTTTGAAATAATATTTTTTCATCTTCAAACTTAAAGCCAAGTTCAAACATATCTAAAAAATATGGATTTAAGATATCAATGGATTTAATCATTATAGCATAGTCCATATCAGTATGTGATCCAGAAGAGGTTGGTGTAACCAATCCAAATTTATCATCTAAATTCAATTCATCATACATTGCGCTTTTGATGATAGGACCTATAGATAAGTTTAGATAATACAATATGCGAGCATCGATATGATTTAAGATCTCTTCAACGCTATGGCGTTTGTTTCTCATACAATCAATTGCCGAATGATTGCAAATCATACAACCTCTCAAATCAATCTCAAAATTACTTCTTGATATCATCTTAGCATTGATGTATAAATCAATATCAATAAGTCTACCTAGCATATTAGTATTTTCAATATCAATAAGTTCTAACTTAGTATCCTTAGATAGAATAGTTGAAAAGGCATAAACATAATAGGGCCCATCAAAGCCCTTTTTCAGTGTTTTAAAATCAAATTGAAATTTACTTTCAATGATGCGATTAAATTGATCAATCAGAAAAAAACTGGAATATCTATTTTTATCAGGTCCTGGTGTATTTGCTTTTAAGACAATGATACTTGGATAAGTTTTTGATAATTCAGTAATATATTCGAATCGTTTTTCTCTAGCAATTAAGATGGAATCATTCATCAAATAATGTTCTTCCTTTTTTTGAAATTAAAAATCTATATGTAGCATGAGGAACGACTAATTTTAATTCATTATATTTTTTTTGTTTTGCTAGTAAACGAACATAAGATGCACTAATGACTTTTTCTTCAAATGTAATTCTTTCAATGATTGTTAATTGACCTTTAAGCATATTTACTAGTTTTTTATTATAAGTATCAGTAAGTGGATCTAAAGGTTCTTGTCCAACATATCTCATATCTATTTCAAAAATAGGCATAAAATATTGTTTAAATATAGACACATCTAATTGAGTATATACATCCATACTTTGTTCATCTTTCAAAAAATATGTAGGAAATGTAGCTCTTGAAATGATATAATCTGTTGATGGTAATATATGCACATTTTTCATATGACTAATTGTTTTTTTTAAGATATGATAACGTGTTTTATAATCAATTTTTGAAGCATTTGTTTCAACTAAAAAAATGATTAAATCACCATCTTTTGGCACTGCTTTTTCAATGAGATGCAAATGTCCTAAAGTCATGGGATTTAGATTCATGACAACACAATTTCTTACACCTTTTTTTGGAGGAAGAGTTTTCTTCATTTCTTGTAGAGTTTGTGTTATATTTCTCTCTTTGTTCTCATATAGAACAACATCTTTTGTTTCAATAATTTGATTAAAATTAAAGTTATTAAATATTTTAGTATTTTCTGGTTTTGTGAATAAAAAATAATGATTGACTTGGTTTGCTTCCATATCAAATAATAAATAGGATAGTATTTTTGAACTCAAATTTCTAGAAGTATACTCAGGATCAACAGCAATCATTTTGATAACGTTATGATCAATGGAACCTGTAGCAACCATATGCTTGTTATCATATAGTCCTATCGTCTTTGTAACGTTGTGTTCATAAGTTAGATGATTAATTTTTAAAAGGTTTTTTGCATCATTGATTTCTGATGGTAATAAAACATCTTTAAAAGTGTATGTTGTCATTTATTTTTTATACCTCATATATTGAATCTAATATGGATCCATCTCTATATCTTACGAGTCCAATGACTCTTTCTTTATGTTTAAATAATTCAGGCAGGCCCGCAATTTCTATGGCTTTTTGATATAATTCATCAATCGTTAAAATTTTGAGCTGAGTATTTTTTAATTTATCTAATAAATCGTTTCTATTCGGATTAACTGAGATTCCTCTTTCTGTGACAATAACATCTACACTATTTCCAGGTGTAGAGATAACTTGGATAGTGTTTCTTATAGAAGGAATTCTAGATTTA
The sequence above is drawn from the Mariniplasma anaerobium genome and encodes:
- a CDS encoding MATE family efflux transporter, giving the protein MTTKQKNKHFYSALVKIAVPIFFTQLLGSLLGIIDTFMVTELGDDALTAVGIGSQFLFLLTIIQFGLFSGFGIFIAQYYGSKAYDNISKVFIMMLSSGLLIAIIFLGLTQLFPAQIIRLFNLNESPNQNVITLGAQYLSFIGFSFITSTIAFAISMLARNVQKVLMPSIFQAIGVLINTGLNYVLIGGRFGFPELGVRGAAIATLISSSVVAMLMISYLFLSKESALKIHFSSIKRITFGFARKLFKTALPVLLNESFWGLGMTVYLVAYGLIGDKAVGSIYLSNQINSLFWVATISVANASAVMLGNKLGENELEVAREWEKRFRKLGIVFGFGLGIILFTLSPLIVPLFGELSVEVKDMVIIILRIYAIYAPIKFLNAIIIVGSLRSGGDTKYALFSEVFALWGVGVPLAFILSYFSSLPLYIIIVFVNFEEIIKLFLVYRRSASGKWINNLTIEPALK
- a CDS encoding cyclodeaminase/cyclohydrolase family protein, with the protein product MKLIDLKTIDFINQVDSNSPAPGGGSVSALISSLGVSLARMVGHLTIPKKKYEKLDKEIKADFENHLSHLNIIKDELVLLIDKDTEAFNDIMSAYKISKETPEKRNKAIEEATLKAIEVPYRVSIISLKALELLPFILTYGNKQTISDLGVATLALASGIEGALLNVLVNLPGISDEEIKSFYMKEYKHIINKTYLIKDSMLKDIYKELLI
- the hutI gene encoding imidazolonepropionase; amino-acid sequence: MGRINMISNAFVAVKDGKILDVNSGDFKNYINFSTKLIDANHKICLPGFIDSHTHLVHAGSREDEFEKLKKGVPYLEILKNGGGILGTVDKTRHATFEQLFDQAYKSLDTMLTFGVTTIEGKSGYGLCLETELKQLKVMYELNRKHPIDIISTYMGAHAVPREYEHNKKSYIEKMKEDLVYIKSSNLTNYVDVFCETGVFDIEESKDILKSALDLGFKIKLHADEIDPLGGAGLGVELGATSVDHLMAISPKDIKVLAQSNTIANILPGTSFYLNKPFANARAMIDQGCALSISSDYNPGSCPTENFQLICQLSANHLKMSPEEILNAVTVNAAYHLGLSENTGTLEIGKDADIILLDIPNLAYMFYHFGINHVTDVIKKGKVVVKNKTIQRGRK
- the ftcD gene encoding glutamate formimidoyltransferase, which encodes MKKIVQCVPNFSEGIKKDIIEKIVEPLKNRSGFKLISYESDEDYNRTVVTLIGDPNDMIKPLIEFFEQALIHIDMNHQKGEHPRMGAVDVVPFIPIENITLDECVEVAKSLSQHISDKFGIPIFLYAKAATQENRISLPTIRKGEFEGMKEKLKDEEWKPDFGKPDVHKTFGVTAIGVRTPLIAYNIDLDTDDMEIAKKLARTIRQSSGGFQYVQAGPAFLKDRGHVQVTMNILDFKKNPIYRIYEMIQMEALRYKVKISSSEIIGLCPYNAIFSSLKYYLSLNSLNIPKKLSFDDIIIDAKKYLKLRDFDKNKIIEYHIEGIL
- a CDS encoding urocanate hydratase — encoded protein: MNNSISLADIFDKLPDYPKFNKDIRRAPKREMTLNEGEIKLALKNALRYIPNKWHDICAPEFLDELLTRGRIYGYRFRPKGHIKGRAIDTYVGNTIEGKAFQVMIDNNLDFDVALYPYELVTYGETGQVCQNWMQYLLIKKYLEIMTDHQTLSILSGHPLGLFLSAKDAPRVVLTNGLMVGAYDNIAQFNRAQALGVANYGQMTAGGFMYIGPQGIVHGTYQTLLNAGRLKLNIPNEQNLSGKLFVSSGLGGMSGAQGKAIEIAGGVGIIAEVDPSRIKTRFEQHWVSKIAYTPKEAFQLASTYQKNKEAVAIAYQGNIVELLEYANKENIHIDLLSDQTSCHAVYDGGYCPMDISFEQRTSLLNTNKDLFIKKVNETLHRHYLAIKKLTEKGTYFFDYGNSFLKALYDSGLTAICKNHKDDLDGFIYPSYVEDLMGPLLFDYGYGPFRWVCLSGKDEDLDLTDKIAASLIDPTQRFQDKDNYDWIVNAKSNHLVVGTKARILYQDAYGRLKIALAFNDLVREKKTGPIMLGRDHHDTGGTDSPFRETANIKDGSNIMADMATHVALGNALRGMSLVSLHNGGGVGIGKAINGGYGMVLDGSKRVDDILKRALIYDVMAGVARRSWARNKNAIETVEKFNALGEDHHITEPFIINEKLLNDILKKKGITT
- the hutH gene encoding histidine ammonia-lyase, which encodes MIILDGHTLTLKQLVSAARHHEPVKLSKKSIELVNKASSFVLELANSDKPVYGINTGFGDLANVQIDKDKLSLIQLNLLKSHACGVGDPLNEESVRAMLVLRINALIQGFSGTRLETINLMITFLNKNIIPVVFEKGSLGASGDLALLSHMSLPLLGLGEVFYKGKRMPASKALKLADIKPLDHLAPKEGLSLINGTQGMSAIGALVLYDAFRLIKYANLSLSLTMEALEGIMDAFDPKVHQVRHHLGQIRIAKDVSLGLSGSLNVSHQCEKRVQDAYSIRCAPQVHGASLAAFWHVSDIINNEMNAVTDNPILFLEEQQVLSAGNFHGQPLALGFDYLGIAIAELANISERRIERLVNPKLNNGLPPFLTACSGVNSGFMITQYTAASLVSENKVLAHPASVDSIPSSANQEDHVSMGSISTRKARTILENTSKVIALEIFAATQALHFRGSDKLGVKTKIAFDLFSKHIPFIESDEIMYPHIHKIESLIKDETVFDTIFEGDDTYEQ
- a CDS encoding fumarate hydratase, which produces MRKIEAQNITNLVKELALDANCNLGTSFMDLLREKIKLEKSNIGKNVLEQIVENDEIAKNEGAPMCQDTGLVVCFAEVGYDVHIIGDLYEAINQGVREAYDEGFFRKSVVDNPFTRKNTGDNTPAITHVKLVPGDQIKITLAPKGGGSENMSLVKMLTPAEGIEGIKKLVLHTIFYAGGKPCPPLIVGIGVGGNLEKSALLAKEAILREVDDINPDLYLRKLEEEILDDINKLGVGPMGFGGSTTALAVKINTYPCHIASLPVAINLQCHASRHKTGVI
- a CDS encoding Fe-S-containing hydro-lyase, translating into MMHITTPITFKDIKKMHAGDMVYISGIIYTGRDQAHKKMVEAIEQNKKLPFDFEGQVIYYVGPTPAKEGRPIGSCGPTSSYRMDPYSLTLMKKGLKVMIGKGDRSDEFIKDMIDQKAIYLQAVGGAGALLSKKVITSEVIAYEELGPEAIYKLEVKDFPVTVTYDIYGGNLVKDEVNKYRTIEI
- a CDS encoding triphosphoribosyl-dephospho-CoA synthase, which codes for MNDSILIAREKRFEYITELSKTYPSIIVLKANTPGPDKNRYSSFFLIDQFNRIIESKFQFDFKTLKKGFDGPYYVYAFSTILSKDTKLELIDIENTNMLGRLIDIDLYINAKMISRSNFEIDLRGCMICNHSAIDCMRNKRHSVEEILNHIDARILYYLNLSIGPIIKSAMYDELNLDDKFGLVTPTSSGSHTDMDYAIMIKSIDILNPYFLDMFELGFKFEDEKILFQKARIIGINAERDMLNNSNGINTYKGLIYILGFVLLALGYIVKHNKPFDSIFSRIKDLSKDVLNDFKNDINSAGVNAYKNYQIKGIRGEVHDGLPTVQNALNYFEKLDSSNPINFHHILLYFIMHSQDTILLKRSKTLDRYLQIKAMSKQVDPYNEKDIKDFTAYCIKNHISFGGSADLFIVFQFLNKIKLFLK